A window of Gudongella oleilytica genomic DNA:
GGAACAAGAGAAAGAATTCAGGTTTTTGAAGGTACTGTCATCAAAATTCAAGGAGGCAGTGCAAGAAAGACCTTTACAGTAAGAAGGATTTCCTACGGAGTTGGAGTCGAGAGAACTTTCCCTATGCATTCACCAAGAGTTGAAAAAATAGTCGTAATCAGGAAGGGTAAAGTCAGAAGAGCTAAACTATACTACCTAAGAGACAGATTGGGCAAATCTGCTAAGGTCAAAGAGAAGAGATTTTATTAATGGGACTGTTTCAGTCCCAATTTTCATATTTAAGTAGGTGTAAAAAATGGACATGAATATAAACTGGTACCCAGGTCATATGAAAAAAACCAAGGAGTCAATACAGAAAAGCTTGGTCATGATCGATATTGTTTTTGAGCTCCTGGATGCCAGGATCCCCTTCAGCAGCAGGAATCCAATAATAGATGAGCTTGTAGGCAGGAAGCCGAGAATAATTATACTTAATAAGGCTGATCTTTCTAATCCGGACGGGAACAGACAGTGGCAGTCATATTTTAATGAAAAGGGTATCACTTCTGTGCTGTTAAACTCACTGAGTGGCAAAGGGCTGGATCAGCTTGTTGATCTCGCAAGAAATATAATGGCAGAGAAGAGAGTGAACAATGCAGCCAAAGGCATAATAAATCAGCCTATACGGGCGATGATACTGGGTATCCCTAATGTTGGCAAATCAACGCTTATCAATAGTCTCGCAAAGAGAAAAGGAGCGAAAACAGGTAATAGACCCGGAATAACAAAGACAACTCAATGGATCAAAACCAAAGGAGGTATAGAGTTACTGGATACACCGGGAATACTGTGGCCAAAATTCGAGGACCCGGAGGTTGGGCTAAATTTAGCGTATACAGGAGCAATCAAGGATGAGATCCTTGATACCGAAACCCTGGCTCTAAAGCTTCTCCATAAGCTATGTAAGGAGCACCCGCATTTGATCCAGGATAGATTTCAGGTTCCAATTTTAGATACCGAAATCCTTCAGGTAATGGATTCAATTGGAAGCAGAAGGGGATGCATTATCAAAGGCGGGGGCATAGATTACGAGAAGACAGCCAGATTGATTCTAGATGAGTTCAGAAAAGGTTTGCTTGGAAGAATAACGTTGGAAAAGCCTGAGGATGTGTTATAAGTGTTTGAAATTGAGAGAAGATTATATGATGAAGGACACCGCTTCGTGGCATGTATCGATGAAGTGGGCAGGGGCTGTCTATTCGGAGATGTAGTTGCCTGTGCTATTATACTGCCTCAAAGGTATACTATAGATGGTGTCAGAGATTCTAAAAAACTATCCCCTTCTAAAAGAGAAAAGCTAAATGGCTATATCCTTCATGATTCAATTGCGGTGGGACTAGGCAGGATAACACCTGCTGTCATTGACCGGGTTAATATTAAGGAAGCAACGAGACTGGCGATGAAACAGGCGCTTGATAATTTGACAGATAAGGATGGTAAGCGCATAATCCCCAGTTATGTACTCATAGATGCGGAGAGGATCCAAACCGACATACCTCAGTTAGGGGTCATTGATGGTGACAACATTGTACATGGCATATCAGCGGCCTCTATCGTAGCAAAGGTTTTCAGAGACAGTCTATGTATTTCCTGGGATAAAGCTTATTCAGGCTACGATATAGCAGGCAACAAAGGCTATGGAACTGCAAAGCATATCCAGGCATTGCTTGAGATTGGGCCTGCTGAATTACATAGAAAAAGCTTCATATCAAAAATAATGGAAGGTAAGAAATGAACAGACACATAAATACTGGCCGAATGGGTGAATCTCTGGCCATTGAGTACTTGACTGACAAAGGATATGTAATTCTCGAAACCAACTATCGGAATAGGATCGGGGAAGTCGATATCATCGCCTACGACAAAGACGTCCTGGTTTTTGTAGAAGTAAAAACCAGATTGGGTACCAATTACGGTTATGCATTCGAATCAGTCGACTCCAGAAAGCAAAAGAAAATTGCAAACGCATCTCTTATGTATCTTCAGAAGAATAGAATGTCTGATGTGCAGGTAAGGTATGATGTTATTGAAGTCTATCCGATGGAGGAAGTAAGAGTCAATCATTTTGAGAATGCATTTTCCTTATAGCTTACAGCCAAAGGAGAGATGTATATGTATTCCAAAGTTAACACTTGCGTATTACAAGGACTGAATGGACATCTGGTAGAGGTTGAGGCGGATTTGTCCCGAGGGCTACCCATGTTCAATATTGTAGGTCTTCCAGATGCTGCCATCAAAGAATCAAAGGAAAGAGTAAGGGCTGCAGTTAAAAACAGCGGTTATGAGTTCCCATTGAGCAGGATAACAATAAATCTTGCTCCTGCTAGCCTTCGTAAGGATGGCTCGCAGATGGATCTGGCTATCGCAGTTGGGATCCTGCGGTCTGCTACTTTTTTAAAGGAATTTGATTATGAAGCTACCATTTTCATCGGTGAGCTGTCACTTGATGGGTCATTGAACAGGATCGAAGGGGCATTGCCTATGGTTATATCGATGAGAGAGCTGGGTTTTAAAAGATTTCTCGTTCCATTTGCAAATAGGGAAGAGTGTTCAATAATTGGGGACGTA
This region includes:
- the rplS gene encoding 50S ribosomal protein L19; the encoded protein is MDIIKMLEAEQLRNDLPEFAVGDNVQVHYKVVEGTRERIQVFEGTVIKIQGGSARKTFTVRRISYGVGVERTFPMHSPRVEKIVVIRKGKVRRAKLYYLRDRLGKSAKVKEKRFY
- a CDS encoding YraN family protein, with product MNRHINTGRMGESLAIEYLTDKGYVILETNYRNRIGEVDIIAYDKDVLVFVEVKTRLGTNYGYAFESVDSRKQKKIANASLMYLQKNRMSDVQVRYDVIEVYPMEEVRVNHFENAFSL
- a CDS encoding ribonuclease HII, which produces MFEIERRLYDEGHRFVACIDEVGRGCLFGDVVACAIILPQRYTIDGVRDSKKLSPSKREKLNGYILHDSIAVGLGRITPAVIDRVNIKEATRLAMKQALDNLTDKDGKRIIPSYVLIDAERIQTDIPQLGVIDGDNIVHGISAASIVAKVFRDSLCISWDKAYSGYDIAGNKGYGTAKHIQALLEIGPAELHRKSFISKIMEGKK
- the ylqF gene encoding ribosome biogenesis GTPase YlqF, which encodes MNINWYPGHMKKTKESIQKSLVMIDIVFELLDARIPFSSRNPIIDELVGRKPRIIILNKADLSNPDGNRQWQSYFNEKGITSVLLNSLSGKGLDQLVDLARNIMAEKRVNNAAKGIINQPIRAMILGIPNVGKSTLINSLAKRKGAKTGNRPGITKTTQWIKTKGGIELLDTPGILWPKFEDPEVGLNLAYTGAIKDEILDTETLALKLLHKLCKEHPHLIQDRFQVPILDTEILQVMDSIGSRRGCIIKGGGIDYEKTARLILDEFRKGLLGRITLEKPEDVL